From the genome of Bacteroidota bacterium, one region includes:
- the rpoB gene encoding DNA-directed RNA polymerase subunit beta: MTNNTGRISFASIKDQLEYPDFLDIQIKSFMDFFQLETKGDDRGDEGLFRTFSENFPITDTRNQFVLEFIDYFVDPPRYSISECIDRGLTYSVPLKSRMKLYCTDPEHEDFETIVQDVYLGTIPYMTPSGTFVINGAERVVVSQLHRSPGVFFGQSFHANGTKLYSARIIPFKGSWIEFATDINSVMYAYIDRKKKLPLTTLLRAIGYERDKDILEIFDLAEEVKVSKSGLKKVMGRTLAARVLNSWHEDFVDEDTGEVVSIERNEIVLDRDTVLEKEHIEEILDSGVKTILLHKQDLSIDYAIIYNTLQKDPTNSEKEAVEHIYRQLRNAEPPDEETARGIIDKLFFSETRYSLGEVGRYRINKKLGLDIDLTQQVLTKHDIITIIKYLIELINSKAEIDDIDHLSNRRVRTVGEQMSNQFGVGLARMARTIRERMNVRDNEVFTPVDLINAKTLSSVINSFFGTNQLSQFMDQTNPLAEITHKRRLSALGPGGLSRERAGFEVRDVHYTHYGRLCPIETPEGPNIGLISSLCVYAKVNRMGFIETPYREVVEGKVDFEKVPVYLSAEEEEEKTIAQANAVVDEGGNFLSDRIKSREEGDLPIVDSSKLDYMDVAPNQIASISASLIPFLEHDDANRALMGSNMMRQAVPLLSPEAPIVGTGLEKRVAKDSRVLINAEGDGVVEKVDAKEIVVKYDRGEDQVLVSFDSDYVTYPLIKFRRTNQGTNINLKPIVKKGQRVELGEVLCEGYATEQGELALGRNLRVAFMPWKGYNFEDAIVISERVVREDIFTSIHIDEFSLEVRDTKLGAEELTNDIPNVSEEATKDLDENGIIRIGAEVGPGDILIGKITPKGESDPSPEEKLLRAIFGDKAGDVKDASLKASPSLHGVVIDKKLFSRSVKDKKTRVQDKEEIEKLEMEFATKLELLRGKLIEKLHILVTGKTSQGVMNDLNEIVIPKGTKFTLKLLNNLEDFQHLVNGKWTTEDEKNKLISILIHNYKIKVQDLQGTLRRQKFTISVGDELPAGILKLAKVYVAKKRKLKVGDKMAGRHGNKGIVARIVRDEDMPFLEDGTPVDIVLNPLGVPSRMNLGQIYETVLGWAGHNLGQTYATPIFDGASIDEINELTEKAGVPKYGTVHLYDGGTGKRFDQPATVGIVYMIKLGHMIDDKMHARSIGPYSLITQQPLGGKAQFGGQRFGEMEVWALEAYGASNILREILTVKSDDVVGRAKSYESIVKGDAMPEPGIPESFNVLLHELRGLGLSITLTE, encoded by the coding sequence TTGACAAATAATACCGGAAGAATCAGTTTTGCGTCAATTAAGGATCAATTAGAATATCCTGATTTTCTTGATATTCAGATTAAATCCTTCATGGATTTCTTTCAATTAGAAACCAAAGGTGACGACAGAGGTGATGAGGGATTGTTCAGAACGTTTTCTGAAAACTTTCCAATTACAGACACAAGAAATCAATTTGTTTTAGAATTTATTGATTATTTTGTTGATCCACCTCGATACTCTATCTCAGAGTGTATCGATAGAGGTTTAACTTATAGTGTTCCTCTAAAATCGAGGATGAAACTGTATTGTACTGATCCCGAACACGAAGACTTTGAGACAATAGTTCAAGATGTTTATTTAGGTACAATTCCTTATATGACACCTAGTGGTACATTCGTTATCAACGGTGCCGAAAGGGTGGTTGTTTCTCAGTTACACCGTTCACCTGGTGTATTCTTTGGTCAGTCATTTCACGCTAATGGTACTAAATTGTACTCTGCGCGTATTATTCCATTTAAAGGTTCCTGGATCGAGTTTGCTACAGACATTAACAGTGTTATGTATGCCTATATCGACCGTAAAAAGAAGTTGCCTTTAACAACTCTACTTCGTGCAATAGGTTACGAGAGAGATAAAGATATTCTTGAAATATTTGACCTTGCAGAGGAGGTTAAAGTTTCAAAATCAGGACTTAAAAAGGTTATGGGGCGTACCCTGGCTGCCAGAGTTCTGAACAGTTGGCATGAAGATTTCGTTGATGAGGATACAGGAGAAGTTGTATCTATTGAGCGTAACGAAATTGTTCTTGACCGTGATACTGTATTGGAAAAAGAACATATTGAAGAGATATTGGATTCAGGTGTAAAGACTATTTTGCTTCATAAGCAAGATCTTTCTATTGATTACGCTATTATTTACAATACACTTCAAAAAGATCCGACAAACTCTGAAAAAGAGGCTGTTGAACATATTTATCGTCAATTACGTAACGCTGAACCGCCGGATGAAGAAACAGCCCGTGGTATTATAGACAAGCTTTTCTTTAGTGAGACTCGTTATAGTCTTGGTGAAGTTGGTCGTTACAGAATTAACAAGAAGTTAGGTCTTGATATCGATCTTACTCAACAGGTATTGACTAAGCATGATATTATCACTATCATTAAGTATTTGATAGAGCTTATCAATTCAAAAGCTGAGATCGATGATATTGACCACTTGTCAAACCGTCGTGTACGTACAGTTGGAGAGCAGATGTCAAACCAATTTGGTGTTGGTTTAGCGCGTATGGCTCGTACAATTCGTGAAAGAATGAATGTTCGTGATAACGAAGTGTTTACTCCGGTTGATCTTATCAACGCAAAAACACTTTCATCAGTAATTAATTCTTTCTTCGGAACAAACCAGCTTTCTCAGTTTATGGATCAAACAAATCCATTGGCAGAGATTACACACAAACGTAGATTATCAGCATTAGGACCTGGTGGACTTTCTCGTGAGAGAGCAGGATTCGAGGTTCGTGATGTTCATTATACTCATTATGGACGTCTTTGTCCGATTGAGACACCTGAAGGACCAAACATTGGTCTTATCTCTTCTCTTTGTGTTTATGCTAAAGTAAACAGAATGGGATTCATCGAAACACCTTATCGTGAAGTTGTTGAAGGTAAAGTTGATTTTGAGAAAGTTCCTGTATATTTAAGTGCAGAGGAAGAAGAAGAAAAAACAATTGCTCAGGCAAATGCAGTTGTTGATGAAGGAGGTAATTTCCTTAGCGACAGGATTAAATCTCGTGAAGAAGGTGATTTACCGATCGTAGATTCTTCGAAGCTTGATTATATGGATGTTGCGCCAAACCAAATTGCATCGATTTCAGCCTCATTAATTCCATTCCTGGAACACGATGATGCCAACCGTGCATTGATGGGATCTAACATGATGCGTCAGGCTGTACCATTATTAAGTCCTGAAGCTCCGATTGTAGGAACAGGTTTGGAAAAACGTGTTGCTAAAGATTCGCGTGTTCTTATCAACGCCGAAGGAGATGGTGTAGTAGAAAAAGTTGATGCAAAGGAAATTGTAGTTAAATATGATAGAGGAGAAGATCAAGTATTGGTGAGCTTCGATTCTGATTATGTAACTTATCCATTGATAAAATTCCGTAGAACCAACCAGGGTACAAATATAAACCTTAAGCCTATTGTTAAAAAAGGTCAACGTGTTGAGTTAGGAGAAGTACTTTGTGAGGGGTATGCTACAGAACAAGGAGAGCTGGCTTTAGGTAGAAACCTTAGAGTTGCCTTCATGCCTTGGAAAGGGTATAACTTCGAGGATGCTATTGTGATTTCTGAGCGAGTTGTTCGTGAAGATATTTTCACATCTATCCATATCGATGAGTTTAGTTTAGAAGTACGTGATACTAAGTTAGGTGCCGAAGAACTTACAAATGATATTCCAAACGTAAGTGAGGAAGCTACAAAAGACCTTGACGAAAATGGAATTATTCGTATTGGTGCTGAAGTAGGACCTGGGGATATCTTAATTGGTAAAATTACTCCTAAAGGAGAATCAGATCCTTCGCCGGAAGAGAAACTGTTGAGAGCTATCTTTGGTGATAAAGCAGGCGATGTTAAGGATGCATCTTTAAAAGCATCTCCATCATTACACGGGGTAGTTATCGATAAGAAATTATTCTCAAGAAGTGTAAAAGATAAGAAAACGAGAGTTCAGGATAAGGAGGAAATCGAAAAGCTTGAAATGGAGTTTGCCACTAAACTAGAGTTGTTAAGAGGTAAATTAATCGAAAAGCTTCACATTTTAGTTACAGGAAAAACTTCACAGGGTGTAATGAATGACCTTAATGAAATTGTTATTCCTAAAGGAACTAAATTCACTCTAAAGTTATTGAATAATTTAGAGGATTTCCAACACCTGGTAAATGGTAAATGGACAACTGAAGATGAGAAAAATAAACTTATCTCTATTTTGATCCATAACTATAAGATAAAAGTTCAGGATTTACAAGGTACATTACGTCGTCAGAAATTCACTATTTCTGTTGGAGATGAATTACCTGCAGGTATTCTGAAACTTGCTAAAGTTTATGTAGCTAAGAAACGTAAACTAAAAGTTGGTGATAAGATGGCGGGACGTCACGGAAACAAGGGTATTGTAGCCCGTATAGTTCGTGATGAGGATATGCCATTCCTTGAAGATGGAACACCTGTTGATATTGTATTGAATCCACTAGGGGTACCATCGCGTATGAACCTTGGTCAGATTTATGAAACTGTTCTTGGATGGGCAGGTCATAACTTAGGTCAAACATATGCTACTCCGATCTTTGATGGAGCTTCAATAGACGAGATCAACGAGTTGACCGAAAAGGCCGGAGTTCCAAAATATGGTACAGTTCACCTGTACGATGGAGGAACAGGAAAACGTTTCGATCAGCCGGCTACAGTGGGTATTGTGTATATGATTAAGTTGGGACACATGATTGACGACAAAATGCACGCTCGTTCAATTGGACCATACTCATTGATTACACAGCAACCACTTGGAGGTAAGGCTCAGTTTGGAGGTCAGCGTTTTGGAGAAATGGAAGTTTGGGCTCTTGAAGCTTATGGAGCATCAAATATTCTTCGCGAGATACTTACAGTAAAATCTGATGATGTTGTTGGTAGGGCAAAATCTTACGAGTCTATCGTTAAAGGTGATGCAATGCCGGAACCGGGAATCCCTGAATCATTCAACGTATTGTTGCATGAACTTAGAGGTTTAGGATTAAGCATTACACTTACTGAGTAG
- the mnmD gene encoding tRNA (5-methylaminomethyl-2-thiouridine)(34)-methyltransferase MnmD yields MKREIIKTADGSHTISIPEWNEQYHSVNGAVAEAYHVFINAGLKEIDSEKISILEIGFGTGLNSIITMIEAQKLNKDIYYQGVEAYPVKDEEIKVLNYIDVLNAEEFRKSFEVMHSSKWDEEVVLNDSFTLLKQNKTFDKIEDVNKFDLIYFDAFGPDVQPDLWSEEIFAKMYKSLKSEGILVTYSAKGSVKRAMKSAGFRIERLPGPKGKREMTRAVKG; encoded by the coding sequence ATGAAGAGAGAAATAATAAAAACGGCCGATGGTTCACATACAATTTCGATTCCTGAATGGAATGAGCAATATCATTCGGTAAACGGAGCAGTTGCAGAAGCATATCACGTGTTTATTAATGCAGGGCTAAAAGAAATTGATTCAGAAAAGATTTCTATTCTTGAAATTGGATTTGGAACGGGTTTAAACTCTATCATTACTATGATAGAAGCGCAAAAATTAAATAAGGATATTTATTACCAGGGAGTAGAGGCATACCCGGTAAAGGATGAAGAAATTAAAGTTCTGAATTATATCGATGTGCTAAATGCTGAAGAATTCCGAAAATCATTTGAAGTTATGCATTCTTCTAAATGGGATGAGGAAGTTGTTTTAAACGATAGTTTTACTTTGTTGAAGCAAAACAAAACCTTTGATAAAATAGAGGATGTTAATAAGTTCGATTTAATTTATTTCGACGCGTTTGGTCCGGATGTTCAACCTGATTTATGGTCAGAGGAAATTTTTGCTAAGATGTATAAATCTCTAAAGTCAGAAGGTATTCTGGTAACTTATAGTGCCAAAGGGAGTGTTAAAAGAGCAATGAAAAGTGCTGGTTTTAGAATAGAAAGACTTCCCGGGCCTAAGGGAAAGAGAGAAATGACCAGAGCTGTGAAAGGATAA
- a CDS encoding DUF3467 domain-containing protein — translation MSDQKKKEGQLNIELSEEVADGTYSNLAIINHSVSEFVVDFINVMPGVPKAKVKSRIVLTPQHAKRLMKALADNVTRFEKAHGEIKDYEQPPIPMNFGPTGEA, via the coding sequence ATGAGTGATCAGAAAAAGAAAGAAGGACAATTAAATATTGAGTTGAGTGAAGAAGTTGCTGATGGAACTTATTCTAATCTTGCAATAATCAACCATTCAGTATCAGAATTTGTTGTTGACTTTATAAATGTGATGCCTGGAGTGCCTAAGGCTAAGGTTAAATCAAGAATTGTTTTAACTCCTCAGCACGCCAAAAGATTGATGAAAGCATTAGCAGATAATGTTACTCGTTTCGAAAAGGCTCATGGAGAAATTAAAGATTATGAGCAACCTCCGATTCCGATGAATTTCGGACCGACAGGTGAAGCATAA
- a CDS encoding branched-chain amino acid aminotransferase — translation MQIIKADKSNISKVDFDNLSFGANFTDHMFVADYKDGKWSNSRITPYEPLVMSPGAKVLHYGQAVFEGMKAYKDEKDQVWLFRPDENQKRLNISAERLDMPGVPAKIFNEGLEELLKLDAEWVPKGNGRALYIRPFIFASEETIVASSSEEFKFMILLSPVGAYFSNDVKLKIADKYSRAANGGVGFAKAAGNYAGSFYPARLAREEGFDQVIWTDDATHTHVEEAGVMNVMFRIGDKIVTAPTSERILDGITRKSLLDIARAEGIEVEVRPITVQELIDADAKGELKEAFGCGTAAIVSPIYAIGYKDQIMEMTQKEDRYSEILKAKLFAIQTKTGEDKFGWTKQVVTAVEA, via the coding sequence ATGCAAATTATAAAAGCTGATAAATCAAATATTTCGAAAGTAGATTTCGACAACTTATCGTTTGGCGCAAACTTTACAGATCACATGTTTGTTGCTGACTATAAAGACGGAAAATGGAGTAATTCAAGGATAACACCTTATGAGCCGCTAGTGATGTCGCCCGGAGCCAAAGTACTACACTATGGTCAGGCTGTATTTGAAGGGATGAAGGCTTATAAAGATGAAAAGGATCAGGTATGGTTATTTCGTCCGGATGAAAACCAGAAGCGCCTGAACATATCTGCCGAAAGATTAGATATGCCGGGAGTGCCAGCTAAAATCTTCAACGAAGGCTTGGAGGAGCTTTTAAAACTTGACGCTGAATGGGTCCCTAAAGGAAACGGAAGAGCGCTTTATATTCGTCCGTTTATTTTTGCAAGCGAAGAAACAATTGTAGCTTCTTCTTCCGAGGAATTCAAGTTTATGATCTTACTTTCACCGGTTGGGGCATATTTTTCTAATGATGTAAAATTAAAAATTGCAGATAAATATTCTCGTGCAGCGAACGGAGGTGTTGGTTTCGCCAAGGCAGCCGGTAATTATGCAGGTTCGTTCTACCCAGCCCGTTTAGCAAGAGAAGAAGGATTTGATCAGGTTATCTGGACAGACGATGCCACGCACACTCATGTTGAAGAAGCCGGAGTAATGAATGTAATGTTCAGAATTGGTGACAAAATAGTTACAGCTCCAACTTCGGAAAGAATTCTTGATGGTATCACAAGAAAGAGCTTATTGGATATAGCGCGTGCAGAAGGAATAGAAGTTGAAGTAAGACCTATAACTGTTCAGGAATTAATTGATGCTGACGCCAAAGGAGAATTAAAAGAAGCTTTTGGTTGTGGTACAGCTGCAATAGTAAGCCCAATCTACGCTATAGGGTACAAGGATCAGATAATGGAAATGACACAGAAAGAAGATCGCTATTCTGAAATATTAAAAGCCAAATTATTTGCAATTCAAACAAAAACCGGAGAAGATAAGTTTGGATGGACAAAGCAGGTTGTAACTGCTGTTGAAGCATAA
- the rpoC gene encoding DNA-directed RNA polymerase subunit beta': MALRNKDNKAQSRFNKITISLASPESLLEQSRGEVLKPETINYRTHKPERDGLFCERIFGPVKDYECACGKYKRIRYKGIVCDRCGVEVTEKKVRRDRVGHINLVVPVAHIWYFRSLPNKIGYLLGLPSKKLDMIIYYERYVVIQPGIALNPEGEPLQKLDYLTEEEYLDIEDTLPEDNYYMEEDNPDKFIAKMGAEALIELLRRINLDELSFQLRDKAHNETSKQRKAEALKRLQVVEALRDANTRIENRPEWMIMKVVPVIPPELRPLVPLDGGRFATSDLNDLYRRVIIRNNRLKRLIEIKAPEVILRNEKRMLQESVDSLFDNTRKASAVKTEANRALKSLSDSLKGKQGRFRQNLLGKRVDYSARSVIIVGPELKLSECGIPKGMAAELYKPFIIRKLIERGVVKTVKSAKRIIDKREPIVWDILENVLKGHPVLLNRAPTLHRLGIQAFQPKLIEGKAIQLHPLACTAFNADFDGDQMAVHLPLGPEAILEAQMLMLGSHNILNPANGAPITVPSQDMVLGLYYMTKVRKSTESYKVKGENLTFYSEEDVNIAYNEGKVELNAPIKVKLDVYENGQAVNKMIETSVGRVLFNEKVPFKAGYINDVMTKKALRDVIMKVLKVTDVPTTSDFLDDIKNLGYSNAFTGGLSFSLGDIIIPAEKDSMVKGANAQVDGILGNYNMGLITNNERYNQVIDVWTSTNAELTELAMKRLTEDNDGFNSVFMMLDSGARGSKEQIRQLSGMRGLMAKPQKSGASGGEIIENPIVANFKEGLSILEYFISTHGARKGLADTALKTADAGYLTRRLVDVSQDVIVREVDCGTLRGVEVTPLKKNDEIVEDLAERILGRVSLHDIYNPLTDELLIASGEQITEEIADKIQESPIEMVEVRSPLTCEAKRGICAKCYGRNLATGKMVQKGEAVGVIAAQSIGEPGTQLTLRTFHQGGTASNVLDESTLFAKFAGKFVVDEVRTVEGEDFEGNPATVIISRTAEMKLVDPESGLTLMTANLPYGSNMFIKNGDVLEKGDKICQWDPYNAVIIAETAGDIIYENIVQGVTYQVEIDEQTGFQEKVISESRNKKIIPTIAITDKSGNAVKSYNLPVGAHIIADEGEKISAGKILVKIPRKSAKAGDITGGLPRVTELFEARNPSNPAVVSEIDGIVSYGKIKRGNREIIIETKAGDIKKYLVKLSNQILVQENDYVKAGMSLSDGAITPIDILRIKGPSAVQQYLVNEVQEVYRLQGVKINDKHFEVVVRQMMRKVKIVDPGDTIFLEAQLAHKNDFIEVNDEIYGKKVVEDAGESENLKVGQIITARDLREENSILRRADKALVTVRDAVPATAEPVLQGITRASLQTKSFISAASFQETTKVLNEAAVNGKEDNLMGLKENVIVGHKIPAGTGLREYDNIIVGSKDEYDAMIMMKGGL, encoded by the coding sequence ATGGCATTGAGAAATAAGGATAATAAAGCCCAAAGTAGATTTAACAAAATCACTATTAGTTTAGCTTCTCCGGAGTCACTTTTGGAGCAGTCAAGAGGTGAGGTGTTAAAGCCAGAAACTATTAACTATCGTACTCATAAACCGGAACGTGACGGTCTTTTTTGTGAGCGCATTTTCGGTCCTGTAAAAGATTATGAGTGTGCCTGTGGAAAATATAAGCGTATCCGTTATAAGGGTATTGTATGTGATAGATGTGGGGTAGAGGTAACTGAGAAAAAAGTTAGACGTGATCGTGTTGGTCATATTAATTTAGTTGTGCCGGTTGCTCATATTTGGTATTTCAGATCACTACCAAATAAAATAGGTTACCTTCTTGGATTACCTTCCAAAAAGCTTGATATGATTATTTACTACGAACGTTACGTAGTAATTCAACCAGGTATAGCTTTAAATCCTGAGGGTGAGCCACTTCAAAAATTAGATTATTTAACCGAAGAAGAATATCTTGATATCGAAGATACTCTTCCTGAGGATAACTATTATATGGAAGAAGATAATCCGGATAAATTCATCGCAAAAATGGGAGCAGAGGCTCTTATTGAATTGTTGCGAAGAATTAATTTGGATGAGTTGTCATTCCAATTACGCGATAAAGCACATAACGAAACTTCTAAACAACGTAAAGCTGAAGCTCTTAAACGTCTTCAGGTTGTGGAAGCTTTAAGAGATGCAAATACTCGTATCGAGAACCGTCCTGAATGGATGATTATGAAAGTAGTTCCGGTTATTCCACCAGAATTACGTCCATTAGTTCCGTTAGATGGAGGTCGTTTTGCTACATCTGACCTGAATGATCTTTATCGTCGTGTAATCATCAGAAACAACCGTCTTAAGAGATTAATTGAGATTAAGGCTCCTGAAGTAATTTTACGTAATGAGAAACGTATGCTTCAAGAATCGGTTGATTCATTATTTGATAATACACGTAAAGCATCAGCAGTAAAAACTGAAGCAAACAGAGCGTTGAAATCACTTTCTGATTCGTTGAAAGGTAAGCAGGGACGTTTCCGTCAAAACTTACTTGGTAAACGTGTTGATTACTCTGCGCGTTCGGTAATTATTGTTGGTCCTGAATTGAAATTATCCGAGTGTGGTATTCCTAAGGGAATGGCAGCGGAATTATATAAACCGTTTATTATTCGTAAGCTTATTGAGCGCGGTGTTGTAAAAACCGTAAAATCAGCTAAACGAATCATTGATAAGCGTGAGCCAATTGTTTGGGATATTCTTGAAAACGTATTGAAAGGACATCCTGTACTACTTAACCGTGCTCCAACTCTTCACCGTTTGGGTATTCAGGCTTTCCAACCAAAACTTATTGAAGGAAAAGCTATACAGTTACACCCTCTTGCATGTACGGCCTTTAACGCCGATTTCGATGGTGACCAGATGGCGGTACACTTACCATTAGGACCTGAGGCTATTTTAGAGGCTCAAATGTTGATGTTAGGGTCTCATAATATTCTTAACCCTGCAAATGGTGCACCTATTACTGTACCATCTCAGGATATGGTATTGGGACTTTATTATATGACTAAAGTCCGTAAATCTACTGAATCGTATAAGGTAAAAGGTGAAAACCTGACTTTCTACTCAGAAGAAGATGTAAATATTGCGTATAACGAAGGTAAGGTTGAGTTAAATGCACCAATTAAGGTTAAATTAGATGTTTACGAAAATGGACAAGCAGTAAACAAAATGATTGAGACTTCGGTTGGTCGTGTATTGTTCAACGAAAAAGTACCATTTAAGGCGGGATATATCAACGACGTAATGACTAAGAAAGCTTTACGTGACGTGATTATGAAAGTTCTTAAAGTTACTGATGTTCCTACAACGTCTGATTTCCTTGATGATATTAAAAATCTTGGTTATTCTAATGCCTTTACAGGTGGACTATCTTTTAGTTTGGGTGATATTATTATCCCGGCCGAAAAGGATTCAATGGTTAAGGGAGCAAACGCACAGGTTGACGGTATTTTAGGTAACTATAACATGGGACTTATTACCAACAACGAACGTTATAATCAGGTTATTGATGTTTGGACTTCTACAAATGCTGAATTGACCGAATTGGCTATGAAGCGTTTAACAGAGGACAATGATGGATTCAACTCAGTATTTATGATGCTTGATTCCGGAGCCCGTGGTTCGAAAGAGCAGATTCGTCAGCTTTCTGGAATGCGTGGTTTGATGGCAAAACCTCAAAAATCAGGAGCATCAGGAGGAGAAATTATTGAAAATCCGATTGTTGCCAACTTTAAAGAAGGACTGTCAATTCTTGAGTACTTTATTTCTACTCACGGTGCCCGTAAGGGACTTGCCGATACAGCCTTGAAAACTGCCGATGCGGGTTACTTAACTCGTCGTTTGGTTGATGTTTCTCAGGATGTAATTGTAAGAGAAGTAGATTGTGGTACATTAAGAGGGGTAGAAGTTACTCCACTTAAGAAAAATGATGAAATAGTAGAGGATTTAGCTGAGCGTATACTTGGTCGTGTTTCTCTACATGATATATATAATCCGCTTACGGATGAATTACTTATTGCTTCGGGAGAACAAATTACTGAGGAAATTGCAGACAAAATTCAGGAGTCTCCAATTGAAATGGTTGAAGTTCGTTCACCACTTACATGTGAAGCTAAGAGAGGTATTTGTGCTAAGTGTTACGGACGAAATCTTGCAACCGGAAAAATGGTTCAAAAAGGTGAAGCCGTTGGAGTTATTGCAGCTCAGTCAATTGGTGAGCCGGGTACACAGCTTACACTTCGTACTTTCCACCAGGGGGGTACTGCCAGTAACGTACTTGATGAATCAACTTTGTTCGCGAAGTTTGCAGGTAAGTTTGTTGTAGATGAAGTAAGAACTGTTGAGGGTGAAGACTTTGAAGGAAATCCTGCAACAGTTATCATTTCGCGTACTGCAGAAATGAAATTAGTTGATCCGGAATCAGGATTAACACTTATGACAGCAAACCTTCCTTACGGATCGAATATGTTTATTAAGAATGGAGATGTTCTTGAAAAAGGAGATAAGATCTGTCAATGGGATCCATATAATGCCGTAATTATTGCGGAAACTGCCGGAGATATTATTTACGAAAATATTGTTCAGGGAGTTACTTATCAGGTTGAAATTGATGAGCAAACCGGTTTCCAGGAAAAGGTAATTTCAGAATCGAGAAATAAAAAGATTATTCCAACAATTGCTATTACTGATAAGTCTGGCAATGCTGTTAAATCTTATAACTTACCGGTAGGAGCGCATATTATCGCTGACGAAGGCGAGAAGATTTCAGCTGGTAAAATTCTTGTAAAGATACCGAGAAAGTCTGCTAAGGCAGGGGATATTACAGGAGGTCTTCCTCGTGTAACTGAGCTTTTCGAAGCGCGTAACCCATCTAACCCGGCAGTAGTTTCCGAAATTGATGGTATTGTTTCTTATGGTAAGATTAAACGTGGTAACCGTGAGATTATTATCGAAACAAAAGCCGGAGATATTAAGAAATATCTTGTAAAACTTTCTAACCAGATCTTAGTTCAGGAAAATGACTATGTAAAAGCAGGTATGTCTTTATCTGATGGAGCTATTACTCCTATCGATATTCTTAGAATTAAAGGACCTTCTGCTGTTCAACAGTATTTGGTAAATGAAGTTCAGGAAGTTTATCGTCTACAGGGTGTGAAGATTAACGACAAACACTTTGAGGTTGTTGTTCGTCAGATGATGAGAAAAGTTAAGATTGTAGATCCGGGAGATACTATCTTCCTTGAAGCTCAACTTGCTCATAAAAACGACTTTATTGAAGTGAATGATGAAATTTACGGTAAGAAAGTTGTTGAAGATGCCGGTGAATCTGAAAACTTAAAAGTAGGTCAGATAATTACAGCTCGTGATCTGCGTGAAGAAAATTCAATCTTACGTAGAGCTGATAAAGCACTTGTAACTGTTCGTGATGCGGTGCCGGCAACGGCTGAACCTGTACTTCAGGGTATTACAAGAGCATCGCTTCAGACTAAGTCATTTATCTCTGCTGCATCGTTCCAGGAAACTACAAAAGTATTGAACGAAGCTGCTGTAAATGGTAAGGAAGATAACCTGATGGGTCTTAAAGAAAATGTAATTGTTGGTCATAAGATTCCTGCCGGAACCGGATTAAGAGAGTACGATAATATTATCGTTGGTTCTAAGGATGAGTATGATGCCATGATTATGATGAAAGGAGGACTTTAA